CGCCGAGCAGGACCGCGTGCTGCGCTTCGCCGGCGCCGTCAAGGCCGAGCTCGACCGTTCAGGCGCTTCGGTCGCACTGGTGGCGCGCTCGGGCCTGGACCTGAGCCGCTTCAAGCTGCTGTATTCGCACGCCGGCATCGCGCTGGCAGGCAACCCGGGCGGCCGCTGGGCCGTGCGCCAGCTGTATTACGCCTGCGACGAGTCGCGCCCGCGCCTGTTCGACCAGGGCATGGCCGGCTTCGTGCTGGGCGCCGATTCGCCCGCGCGCGGCCACATGGCGCTGCTGTTCCTGCCCGAGGCCGATGCGGCGCCGCTGCAGCGCGCCGCGCTCGACGACCGGCTGGCGCTGTCGCTGCTGGCCGCGCGCTACAGCGCCAACGCGTATGCCTTCGGCACGCGCTACCAGAACTGCAACCAGTGGGTGGCCGAGCTGCTGGCTGGCGCCTGGGGCGGTATCGATCCTGTTCCCGATGGTGGCCCCGGCGCCGGCGGCGCGGGGGCCCTGCGCGCCCGTGCGCATACGGACGCGCGCGCGCAGGCGCAGGCGTGGCTGCGTGCCCGGGGCTATGACGCCGCTCCGGTCGAGGTACCTTCGCACTGGATGATGTTCGCCGGCCAGTTCGTGCCGCTGGTCCACCTGGACGACCACCCGCTCGATGATATCTACGCGCTGGCCCTGCATACCAGCGTGCCGGCCACGCTCGAAGCCTTCGTGCGCGCCCGTGCGCCCGCCGCGCGCCGGGTCGAACTGTGCCACGACGCCAGGCGCATCGTGGTGCACCGCGGCTGGGAGCCGCTCGGCGTGGAATGTGAGCCGCTGCCGGGTGACGAGCTCATCGACCTGACGCGCTGAGCGATCAGGATGCCGCCACGCTGCCGCGCCGTTGCCCGGCCCGGCGCGCGGCCAGCCAGGCATCGAGCCGCAATGCGGCGCCCGGCGCCAGGTGCAGGCCCAGCTTGCTGCGCCGCCACAGGATGTCCTCGGCTTCGAGCGCCCATTCCTGGCGCACCAGGTAATCCGCTTCGACCTCGAACAAGCCCGGCACGATCTCTTCGCCCAGATCGGCCGGCGCGCGGCAATGCGCCAGCATGGCGCCGAGCCGGGTGCCGTAGGCGTGCGCCCAGCGCGCCAGCAAGCCAGGGGGCAGCCAGGCGTACTGGTGCTGGCGCGTCTTGAGCCAGGCGTCGAACTCGAGCACGGCGCGCGCGCTCGGCGCCTTGCCGTAGACGTCGCCGCCGGGCAGGCAGGCTTGCGCGGTCCAGCCCGCGACCGGCCGGCCCAGCTTCGAGGCGATCCAGTCGACCGCGTCCTCAGCCAGCTTGCGGAAGGTCGTCACCTTGCCGCCGAACACCGACAGCAGCGGCGCGCCGACGCTGTCGGTGGCGAGCCGGTAGTCGCGGCTGGCGCCGGATGCGCTGGACGCATCCGCGGCGCCGTCGTCGCCGATCAGCGGACGCACGCCGGCATAGCTCCACACCACGTCGTCCGGTCCGACGCGGCGCGCGAAGCAGCGATTGACGGCATCGATCAGGTAGGCGGTCTCGGCAGGGTCGATCGCCAGGCGATTGCGGCCGAGCTCGCCGACGAACTCGACGTCGGTGGTGCCGACCAGCGTGAATGCGCCCTCGAACGGCAGCGCGAACACGATGCGCCCGTCGGGCTGCTGCAGGATGTAGGCCCGGGCGTGCTCGAACAGGCGCGGCAGCACGATATGGCTGCCTTTCACCAGGCGCAGTCCCCCGTGCCGGCGCTCGGGCGGCAGCGCGCTGCTCTCGCCCAGGAAGCGCGCGGCCCAGGGCCCGGCGGCGTTGACCAGGCAGCGCGCATGCACCAGGCGCTCGCCGCCCGGGCCGGCCAGGCGGGCCGACCAGCGCCCGTCCTCGCGCCGGGCCCCCGCGCAGCGCGTGCGCGTGAGGACGGTGGCTCCGCGTTCGCGCGCGTCGAGCGCGGCCAGCACCACCAGGCGCGCATCGTCGACCCACGCGTCGGAATAGGCAAAGGCGCGCGTGAAATGCGGCTGCAGCGCTGCCCCGGCCGGGTCCGCTCCCAGGTCGAGCGCGCTCGAGCCCGGCAGGAAATCACGCCGCGCCAGGTGGTCGTACAGGAACAGGCCGGCGCGCAGCATCCAGGCCGGGCGCTGGCCGCGCGTGCGTTCGGCCGGCGCATACGGCATCACGAAGCGCAGCGGGCGCGTGATGTGGGGCGCGCTGCGCAGCAGGATCTCGCGCTCGGCCAGCGCCTTGCGCACCAGGCCGAACTGGTACTGCTCGAGGTAGCGCAAGCCGCCATGGATCAGCTTGCTGGATGCGGACGAGGTATGGCTGGCCAGGTCGTCCTGTTCGCACAACAGCACGCGCAGGCCGCGTCCGCTGGCGTCGCGCGCGATGCCAGCGCCGTTGATGCCGCCGCCGACCACGAGTACGTCACAGTCGAACCGTTTCGGAATGTCGCTCATTGCAGCTCCTCATTGCAGCTCCTCATTGCAGCGCCTCATTGCAGCGCCTCATTGCAACTCTGCCTCGATCCGCATCCAGTCTAGCGGTGCACGCGCGGCCGATGTTCGGCCATGTCAATTCGGCGGAGCCCGGCGCGACCAGGCGTGCGGCTGGACGGCGGCCGCGTGTAGAATCGCTGCATGACGATTTCCAGCGCATACCGTTAAATGGCGCCCGAGTTGCGCGCCTGGGTCCGCATGCCCTCCGGCAAGCGACTCGACCTGCTCGATCCGACTCCGTTCGACTGGGACGACGCCGACCTCGCGCTCGGCCTGGCCCGCACCTACCGCTGGGGCGGACACTCGGCCTGGCCGCTGCCGCTGTCGGTGGCCCAGCATTCGATCGCGGTGATGCTGCTGCGCCGCGCGGCGGCGCCGGCGCCGCTCGATCCGATCGTCGAGCTGCGCGAACTGCTGCACGACGCCGAGGAAGGCTTGCTCGGCTTCGACGCGGTGTCGCCGATCAAGCCCTTCCTCGGCAAGGGTTTCGCAGCCCTCACCCGCCGCCTCGAGCAGGTCGTGTTCCTGCGCTACGGCTTGCCGGCCTGGACCCCGGCCGAACACGCGGCGCACAAGCGTGCTGACCGCCTGGCCGCCGCGAGCGAGGCGGTGCACGTGGTCGGCTGGAAAGTCGACGAAGTGCGCAGCACGCTCAAGATCCGCTCGGCCGTGCTCGAGCGCGACCCGCTGGCCGCGCTCTACGATTGCACCCCATGGGAACCGTGG
This genomic stretch from Massilia sp. 9096 harbors:
- a CDS encoding DUF2145 domain-containing protein; protein product: MLCERGKEISAAEQDRVLRFAGAVKAELDRSGASVALVARSGLDLSRFKLLYSHAGIALAGNPGGRWAVRQLYYACDESRPRLFDQGMAGFVLGADSPARGHMALLFLPEADAAPLQRAALDDRLALSLLAARYSANAYAFGTRYQNCNQWVAELLAGAWGGIDPVPDGGPGAGGAGALRARAHTDARAQAQAWLRARGYDAAPVEVPSHWMMFAGQFVPLVHLDDHPLDDIYALALHTSVPATLEAFVRARAPAARRVELCHDARRIVVHRGWEPLGVECEPLPGDELIDLTR
- the glpD gene encoding glycerol-3-phosphate dehydrogenase produces the protein MSDIPKRFDCDVLVVGGGINGAGIARDASGRGLRVLLCEQDDLASHTSSASSKLIHGGLRYLEQYQFGLVRKALAEREILLRSAPHITRPLRFVMPYAPAERTRGQRPAWMLRAGLFLYDHLARRDFLPGSSALDLGADPAGAALQPHFTRAFAYSDAWVDDARLVVLAALDARERGATVLTRTRCAGARREDGRWSARLAGPGGERLVHARCLVNAAGPWAARFLGESSALPPERRHGGLRLVKGSHIVLPRLFEHARAYILQQPDGRIVFALPFEGAFTLVGTTDVEFVGELGRNRLAIDPAETAYLIDAVNRCFARRVGPDDVVWSYAGVRPLIGDDGAADASSASGASRDYRLATDSVGAPLLSVFGGKVTTFRKLAEDAVDWIASKLGRPVAGWTAQACLPGGDVYGKAPSARAVLEFDAWLKTRQHQYAWLPPGLLARWAHAYGTRLGAMLAHCRAPADLGEEIVPGLFEVEADYLVRQEWALEAEDILWRRSKLGLHLAPGAALRLDAWLAARRAGQRRGSVAAS